A stretch of DNA from Gimesia chilikensis:
GATCCATTCAAAGGCCTGACGATACGAGGTCGCTCCGACCGGCAGAATCAGAAAGTCCTGAAAATCGAGATTGCGACCTGCGTGCAGTCCTCCCGAGATCATGTTGACCATCGGAAGCGGCAGGGACATCGACTTTGCGAGAAGGGAAGTCCGCGCCCGCTGTATCGGTTCGACACCGGTCTGCGACTCAAGATACTCCGACCAGATTTCCGCAAACCGTTCTACAGGGCTCTGCTGTTGTGCCTCGGCAGAAGCGTAGGCCGCAGCCAGAGAGGCTCCCAGAATTGCGTTTGCCCCCAGTCGTGATTTGTTTTCTGTTCCGTCCAGTTCGAGAAGCCGATCATCGATGGCCCGCTGGTCAGCCGCATCCTGACCGATCAGTGCATCCGCTATTTCGCGGCGGACATTCTCGACAGCGCGGGTCACTCCCAGTCCGTCAAAGCGATCGGGATCTTCATCTCGCAGTTCGACGGCTTCAAACTTTCCGGTACTGGCGCCACTGGGAACGATGGCCCGTCCCGGACGACAATTGGCACAACAGATTTCGACCTCCACCGTGGGATTACCCCGACTGTCAAATACTTCGCGTGCTTGAACATACTCGATTTGTGTCATGACAGAATACTCTCCCGTCTGCCTTTGTAGTTCCGAATTATTGTCTGAAGCTCTCAGACAGTTCCTTATTTAAACATAACAGGATTCTCGGGCCGCGTCACCCGAGCGTCCCTCAGGAGGTCAGCATCTCCCGTAGTCTTTGAAACGCCTGCGGCAGGGAAGCCGGTGCGTCCAGAATCAGCGATAGTGCGAAAGATCGAACCTGATCCTGCTGTGCGCTGGAGAGGTAATCGACAGTACTCTTACCATCGACGCGGGCCAGCATGCAGGCTGCCAGATGTTTGATGGTCCGCTGTCCGATCTGCGGTTCTTCCATTTTAGCAGTCTCTGGTCCCGACTTCAGAGGCGCGACGACCTCAGTGCTGAGGTAGGACTCCCAGAATGTTTCTGACAACTCAATACAGTGAGTTCCCTCTGTCTGAAAATGAATGGCCTTGAGCAGGAGATGACTCAGAAAGAATCCCAGGTCAAAAGCCGGATCACCAAAATGGGCTGTTTCAAAATCGACCAGATGGATCTGCTCGTCGGTGATCAGGATATTCTTGGGACTGAAGTCTGCCAGCACCAGACAGAGCCGATGCGCGGACATTTCCTCGATCAGTTCTGCAACCCACTCTTTGATTTCCGGATGTGAGCGAACAATGAACCGGTAAAAAGGATCGATGCGCAGCTGGTCAAAGATCTCCCAGTCCCCCCACCGCTGCTGATAGCCTTCCTGAAGGAACGACTTTCTGTGGATGGCGCTCAGATATTTCCCCAGTTCGCGGGCCACCGTTTGATTAACCCGGCCATCCAGCAGTTCTGCCTTCCAGACCCTGTGATCGGCGGCGATCGCTTCCATGGCGAACAGGTAGTTGTCCCGATCCTCGAACAGCACCCGCGGGACCACCCCCGCGGGTAACAGTTGCTCCAGTTCCTGCATCACTTCCAGTTCGCGCCAGATCCGCTCCAGCTGACTGAACCACTCGGCCTGGGTCCGCAGCTGCTTGCGGGACTGCTTGATCACAAAATCGGCGTCGGCTGCCCGATCTATACGAATGACGATATTGGAGACCCCCCAGGCCAATGCCTCGGCGTCAGCCTGCTCATCAGGTTCCAGCTGTCCCTGTTCCCTGAGATACTCAATCACGTTCTCCGCAGTGATCTCCCGCTCCATGTTTTCTTCCCATAAGTTGATAACTGGTAAGCGTTAATCCTATTTTGACCGCTTCATCATAATCTGAGATTCCTTCTCTTAACAGGCTTAGAATGCGCTTCCCCGGAGGAAATCAGCAGGCGGTGTGCTCTAGGCGCTTTCCTCACCAGCCGCATAACCTGCATAATCCGCTGCTACGCAGGAATTACCTGACCGGTTTGACTTTAACAGCCGGCAGGTTGAGTTGTGAAAAACTTGGTTTACCAGCAACTTTTTGTTGCCAGAACCAATTTGTATGCTGTAAGATGATAATGTTGGGTTAGTTGTAATAAATAGCTGATTCAGCGACTTTTCGTCTTACACCACATGAAAGTGGTATTTTCTCCGTGAACCACAGGAACGTTTTCTATGTTGTCCACAAAAACCGTGTCCCGATTTTTGACAATTCTGACCGCTGGCTGCCTGGCTCTGTGCCTGAGCACAAACGTGGAGGCCGGCAAAAAATCGATCCGTCCGCAAAAATATGATCCCTCTGCAGAAAAGGTAGACGATCTGTTTGACGCCATGGAATCCGGTCTGGTCGATGTCGAAATCATCGCGAAGAGTTCCAAAGGTGGCAACGTTCTGATTACGAACAATAACGATAAACCGTTGAACGTAAAATTGCCGGAAACATTCCTGGCAGTTCAGGTTCTTAAGCAGGGTGCCCTTGGCGGTGGTCTGGGTGGCGGCGGTCTGGGCGGTGGCTTAGGCGGCGGACTCGGTGGCGGCCAGGGTGGTCAGGCACAGACAGCCGGCGGTGGTGCCGGTGGTGGTCTGGGCGGCGGGCTCGGTGGTGGATTAGGGGGAGCCGGTGGCGGTGGTGCCGGCGGTGGTTTCTTCTCTGTTCCTCCTGAAAAAACAGTTTACGTCCCTTACACTTCGGTCTGTCTCGAACACGGTAAAAAAGAGCCATCCTCACGGATGGAATACCGGATGGTCAAAACCGAAGACATGGTCAAAGATCCTGCTCTGCAGGAACTGCTGAAGCTGGTCGCAACCGGCCGGGTGAACCAGCAGGCAGGTCAGGCAGCAGCCTGGCACCTCGCCAACAAGATGAGCTGGCAGGAACTCGCTTCAAAATCAATCAAACACGTTGGTGGCCTGCCACCTTCGCCTTACTTCAATCCTGCTGAACTGCAGTTCGCCGTTCAACTGGTTGGCATTTCTCATGAACGTGCCCGCAACCGGAAAGACATCGACAAAACTGAAGAAGCCCCTGCCCGGGCTCAGACAGAAACTGTTCGCAGCTTTTCCAAGTAAAGCAATGCAAGACATCACAAGGCTCGCTTCGGCGAGCCTTTTTTTATGCGCCACACTACCATCTGGTCAAGCTGTCCGGTATTTTGGATACATGTCTCAACATTGATCTGAATCCCCCCAACCGGAGCTCTCGACCATGATGCTGCTACTGCGAAACGTCATCTCCCCCCTGTTACTCCTGGCCTGCCCCCTGCTGATTCTCCCCTCCGCGCTCTCTGCTGCAGACAACGAACCGCTGCGCATCATCTGCTTTGGAGCGCATCCGGATGATGCGGAATATAAAAACGGAGGCACCGCAGCCTTGTGGGCCGAACAGGGACATAAAGTCAAACTGGTATCAGTCACGAATGGTGACATCGGTCACTTTGAAATGGCCGGCGGCACGCTGGCACAGCGTCGTAGCGCAGAAGTCAAAGCCGCGGGTAAGATCCTGGGAGTGGAAACAGAAGTTCTGGATATCCACGATGGCGAACTGCTGCCGACTTTAGAGAACCGAAAAAAGATCGTCAAACTGATCCGGGAATGGAAAGCGGATCTGGTCATTTCGCATCGTCCGTGGGACTACCATCCCGACCATCGTTATGTGGGTGTGCTTGTCCAGGACGCCGCGTTCATGGTGACGGTTCCCTACTTCTGCCCCGATGTACCGCGGCTGAAAAAGAACCCCGTCTTCATGTACTCGAGTGACGGTTTTCAGAAACCCTATCCATTCCGTCCAGATGTCGTTGTCGCTTTAGACAATGTGTTTGAAAAGAAACTGAAAGCAGTTGCCCAACTGGTATCTCAGTCTCTGGAAGGGGGCGCTGGTGGCAGCCCGGAACGCGCCGCCAAAGTTCCTCCCGCGAATCCCCCGGAACTGCGGGTTGAACATCTCCGCCCTTCCTGGACACGACGTCAGTCGAACGAAGCCAACAAGTACCGTACAGAGCTGATTAACATTTACGGTGAAGACGTTGGTAAGCAGGTCAAATACGCCGAATCGTTCGAACTCTGCGAATACGGTTCACGCCCCAACAAGCAGGCGTTACTCAAACTGTTTCCGATTGAAGCATCGATCCCCAAGACAGATGAATAACCTGCGGCCAATCATCTGCGATTCCGTTGCCTGAACAGCGGATAATCACCAATCAGACCTTGAGAGATGAGATTTGCTCTTCTCTCAAGGTTTTTCGCGTTATGGTCTGGTCAGAGGCACACGCGGTGAGAATAATTGACAATAGTAGTCTGATCCGATTACTATTATCTGTAACAGCGATCATCAAGGGGACTCACCTGTTCTCCCATGTTGCGATGGCGTAGCATTGACCTTCCAGAGACGCACCCGGATCGTTGCATTGCCTGATAACAATGAGGGCAAGTCTATGAAATTCGGTCTACTCACATTTACCGGTTCCCTGTTTCTGCTCTCCTCATCGCTGCTTCCGCCTGCGATGCTCTCTGCGAATGAAAAATCAGAGAAGGCAGCGGCTGTCGATTTCCAGAAACAGATCCGCCCACTCTTCCAGGCCAAATGCTTTTCCTGCCATGGAAGTGAAGTTCAGGAGGGGGGATTCCGCCTCGATCTGAAAAGCCGCGCCCTGGAAGGGGGCGACAGCGGCATCGCTATTAAACCGGGACACAGTCACGAGAGCGAGCTCTATCATCGCCTCGCCGGCACTGGGGATGGGGATAAAATGCCCCCCGAAGGTGAAGGCACCCCGCTGACGAAAGAGGAACTGGCTCTGGTTGAAACCTGGATCAAACAGGGTGCCGTCTGGCCTGAAGTCGCGGGGCAGAACAAGACGCCAGGATCTGACCACTGGTCATTCCAGCCCATCAAAGACGTACAGCCTCCCCAGGTCAAGCAGTCAGACTGGGTCAAAAATGGTATCGATGCCTTTATCCTGCGAAAGCTGGAACAGGAAAATGTAACGCCTGCACCCGAGGCAGATCGCAGCACACTCATTCGCCGCGCGTATCTGGATCTCACCGGTCTCCCCCCTTCCGTGGAAGAGTGGAAACGCTGGAGTTCCGAACCGAGTCCACAGTGGTATGAAAACATGGTCGATCAACTGCTGGAATCGCCGCATTACGGAGAACGCTGGGCCCGGCACTGGCTGGACCTGGCTCGGTATGCAGACAGTGACGGCTATGAAAAAGACAGCAAGCGTCCGCATGCGTGGCGCTGGCGTACGTGGGTCATCAACGCACTCAATGATGACATGCCTTTCGATCAGTTCTCCATTGAGCAGATTGCCGGCGATCTGCTGCCGAATCCGGACACGCGGCAACTGGTGGCAACCGGCTTTCATCGTAACACGCTGATTAACCGTGAAGGGGGTACTGACCCGGAAGAGGATCGCGTCAAACGCACCGTGGACCGAACCAACACCCTGGGCTCTGTCTGGCTGGGCGTGACCGTGGAATGTGCGCAGTGTCACACGCATAAATACGATCCGCTCACTCAACGGGAATATTATCGGCTATATGCGTTTTTTAATTCGCTGACCGAGCCGGATATCGGCGCACCACTTCCCGAAGAACAGGCGGCGTTTGAGAAAGCCAACCAGGTCTACCTCAAAGCACACGCGCCGCTGGTCAAAGCAGTTCAGGAATACGAACAGCATAAACTGGTCGGCTCGATGGAAAAATGGGAACAACAGAAACCGGACCAGAGTCCGGTCTGGAACATCCTGCAACCTGAGTCTCTCCAGGCAAAACAGAACACCACCCTCAGCGTGCTGCCGGACCGTTCTATTCTGGCATCCGGAGAAAACCCAGGACGGGCAGAAATTTATACGCTGACCTTTAAAACCAACCTGCAGAACATCAATGGTATTCGACTGGAAGCCCTGCCCGATCCGAGTTTGCCTCGCCAGGGACCGGGACGCAGTCCGACCGGCGATTTTGAACTGACAATGCTGACACTCAAGGCAGCACCGTTGAATGCGCCCGATAAAGCGACAGAAATCGATCTGGAGAAAGCTCAAGCCAGCTTCGAGATGGCGGGCTTTAAGGTCGACCGCGTGATTAACAACAGCCCGCACACAGGCTGGTCAATCAGTCCTCAACAGGGGAAAAAACAGATCGCCACCTTTGAAACCAAAGAGAGCTTTGGCAATGAAAAAGGGATGTTGCTCACCGTCACGCTGCAGCAGTCGACTACCCGTAAGCTGTATCACAATCTGGGCCGGTTTCGCCTGTCGCTGACCACCGGCAAAAAGCCGCTCCCCCTGACCGGGATGACGGACCTGATCGCCGAGACGCTCAATACGCCCGTTGATCAGCGAACCGAGGTCCAGAAACAGGAACTTCGCGAATACTATCGCATGATCGATCCCGAACTGAAGAAGCTGAAAGACCAGGAACTGGCCCACAGGAAAAAGGCGCCCCAGGATCCATCTGAGACCACGAAAGCTCAGGTCGTCGATCATCTGAAGACGCCACGCAAGACACGCCTGCTGGTCCGGGGTGACTTCCTGAATCCTGCGGATGAAGTTCAACCGAATACCCCCGCAGTGCTGCCTCCGTTGGAGTCAGAACAACCATCGCGTCTGGATCTGGCCCGCTGGTTGTTCAATCCACAGCATCCGCTGACGGCCCGAGTAACAGTCAACCGGATCTGGAGTCGCTATTTCGGACGAGGTCTGGTTCCCACGATCAACGACTTCGGCACACAGGGGGAGCCCCCCTCGCATCCCGAGTTGCTGGACTGGCTGGCGACCCGGTTTCGCGAACAGAACTGGAGCATGAAACAGCTGCACCGGCTGATTGTGACCTCCGCCACTTATCGCCAGTCTTCCGAAAAACGTCCGGAACTGGCGGAACGCGACCCTTACAATGCCTGGTTGTCACATCAGAACCGTTTGCGGGTCGAGGCGGAAATCATCCGCGATGAGGCCCTCTCGGTCAGTGGTCTGCTCAAGCATAAGGTCGGCGGCCGGAGTGTGAACCCGCCACAACCTGAGGGGATCGCCAGTCTGGGATATGCGAATTCCGTCAAATGGCCGACCAGTAAAGGTGACGACCGTTATCGGCGGGGGCTTTACACATTCTTCCAGCGAACCGTGCCCTACCCGATGCTGATGACTTTCGATTCGCCTGATTCCAACCTGAGCTGCACCCGTCGCGAGCGTTCCAATACGCCGCTGCAGGCGTTGACGATCTGGAACGATCCGGTCTTTTTTGAGTGTTCCCAGGCTCTCGGCCCGCGGATTGTGAGTGAGACTCAGGGAAAAGACAGCAGCCTGGAGCAGCGGATTCAGCATGCGTTTGAACTCTGCCTGACCCGGGAACCTGCGGAGTCAGAAGTCGAAATCATCAAACAGCTCTACCAGGAACA
This window harbors:
- a CDS encoding PIG-L deacetylase family protein; this translates as MMLLLRNVISPLLLLACPLLILPSALSAADNEPLRIICFGAHPDDAEYKNGGTAALWAEQGHKVKLVSVTNGDIGHFEMAGGTLAQRRSAEVKAAGKILGVETEVLDIHDGELLPTLENRKKIVKLIREWKADLVISHRPWDYHPDHRYVGVLVQDAAFMVTVPYFCPDVPRLKKNPVFMYSSDGFQKPYPFRPDVVVALDNVFEKKLKAVAQLVSQSLEGGAGGSPERAAKVPPANPPELRVEHLRPSWTRRQSNEANKYRTELINIYGEDVGKQVKYAESFELCEYGSRPNKQALLKLFPIEASIPKTDE
- a CDS encoding PSD1 and planctomycete cytochrome C domain-containing protein, which translates into the protein MKFGLLTFTGSLFLLSSSLLPPAMLSANEKSEKAAAVDFQKQIRPLFQAKCFSCHGSEVQEGGFRLDLKSRALEGGDSGIAIKPGHSHESELYHRLAGTGDGDKMPPEGEGTPLTKEELALVETWIKQGAVWPEVAGQNKTPGSDHWSFQPIKDVQPPQVKQSDWVKNGIDAFILRKLEQENVTPAPEADRSTLIRRAYLDLTGLPPSVEEWKRWSSEPSPQWYENMVDQLLESPHYGERWARHWLDLARYADSDGYEKDSKRPHAWRWRTWVINALNDDMPFDQFSIEQIAGDLLPNPDTRQLVATGFHRNTLINREGGTDPEEDRVKRTVDRTNTLGSVWLGVTVECAQCHTHKYDPLTQREYYRLYAFFNSLTEPDIGAPLPEEQAAFEKANQVYLKAHAPLVKAVQEYEQHKLVGSMEKWEQQKPDQSPVWNILQPESLQAKQNTTLSVLPDRSILASGENPGRAEIYTLTFKTNLQNINGIRLEALPDPSLPRQGPGRSPTGDFELTMLTLKAAPLNAPDKATEIDLEKAQASFEMAGFKVDRVINNSPHTGWSISPQQGKKQIATFETKESFGNEKGMLLTVTLQQSTTRKLYHNLGRFRLSLTTGKKPLPLTGMTDLIAETLNTPVDQRTEVQKQELREYYRMIDPELKKLKDQELAHRKKAPQDPSETTKAQVVDHLKTPRKTRLLVRGDFLNPADEVQPNTPAVLPPLESEQPSRLDLARWLFNPQHPLTARVTVNRIWSRYFGRGLVPTINDFGTQGEPPSHPELLDWLATRFREQNWSMKQLHRLIVTSATYRQSSEKRPELAERDPYNAWLSHQNRLRVEAEIIRDEALSVSGLLKHKVGGRSVNPPQPEGIASLGYANSVKWPTSKGDDRYRRGLYTFFQRTVPYPMLMTFDSPDSNLSCTRRERSNTPLQALTIWNDPVFFECSQALGPRIVSETQGKDSSLEQRIQHAFELCLTREPAESEVEIIKQLYQEQTRLLKSDPKLVSELTSKQTIPAGSTPQEVAAWIIIGRVLLNLDEFVTRS
- a CDS encoding phosphotransferase family protein encodes the protein MEREITAENVIEYLREQGQLEPDEQADAEALAWGVSNIVIRIDRAADADFVIKQSRKQLRTQAEWFSQLERIWRELEVMQELEQLLPAGVVPRVLFEDRDNYLFAMEAIAADHRVWKAELLDGRVNQTVARELGKYLSAIHRKSFLQEGYQQRWGDWEIFDQLRIDPFYRFIVRSHPEIKEWVAELIEEMSAHRLCLVLADFSPKNILITDEQIHLVDFETAHFGDPAFDLGFFLSHLLLKAIHFQTEGTHCIELSETFWESYLSTEVVAPLKSGPETAKMEEPQIGQRTIKHLAACMLARVDGKSTVDYLSSAQQDQVRSFALSLILDAPASLPQAFQRLREMLTS